Genomic segment of Paenibacillus macerans:
GAATGAAATGTTGGATCCGATTCTGCTTGCACGGCTTCAGTTTGCGGTCACGACGATTTTCCATTTCTTCTTTGTGCCTCTGTCCATCGGCCTAGTCGTCCTGATCGCGATCATGGAGACGATGTACGTCGTAAAGGGAAAAGAAGAGTACAAACGGATGGCCAAATTCTGGGGAAAACTGTTCCTGATCAACTTTGCGGTCGGGGTCGTAACGGGGATTCTTCAGGAATTCCAGTTCGGAATGAACTGGTCCGATTACTCGCGGTTCGTAGGGGATGTGTTCGGCGCGCCGCTCGCGGTGGAAGCGCTGTTCGCCTTCTTTATGGAATCGACCTTTATCGGACTGTGGATCTTCGGCTGGGATCGCCTGTCCAAGAAGGTGCATCTGCTGTGCATTTGGCTGGTGGCTCTGGGGACGACGGTATCGGCGTTCTGGATTTTGGCGGCCAACTCGTTCATGCAGCGCCCGGTCGGGTTTGAAATCAATAACGGCCGTGCGGAAATGAACGACTTCTTTGCGCTGATCGGCAACGGCCAGCTGTGGGTGGAATTCCCGCATACCGTGCTTGGCGCGTTTGCCACAGGAGCGTTTATGATCGCCGGGGTCAGCGCGTATAAGCTGCTGAAACGCCAGGATACGTCCTTTTTCAAAAAATCGTTTACGATCGGCATCATCGTTGCTTTAATCGCTTCGTTCGCCACGGCGCTGTTCGGCCATCAGCAAGCGCAGTATCTGGTCAAAACGCAGCCGATGAAAATGGCCGCGTCCGAAGGCCTGTGGGGCAAATCCGGCGACCCGGCGCCGTGGACGCTGTACGCGCACATCGATTCGGGCAACGGGAAAAACGACTTTGAAATCAAAATCCCTTACCTGCTCAGCTTCCTGTCTTACAGCAAATTTTCCGGCGAAGTAAAAGGAATGCACGAGCTTCAGGCCGAATATGAACAATCATATGGGCCTGGGGATTATATTCCGCCGGTGCGGACGACCTTCTGGAGCTTCCGGATCATGATCGCCGCCGGCTGTCTGATGATCCTGCTTGGACTTTACGGGACGTATCTCGCTTGGCGCAAAAAGCTGGACCGTCCGAACAAATGGTTCTACCGCGCGATGCTGTGGTCGATCTCGCTGCCGTTTATCGCCAATACGTCCGGCTGGATCATGACGGAAATCGGCCGTCAGCCGTGGACGGTATTCGGCCTGA
This window contains:
- a CDS encoding cytochrome ubiquinol oxidase subunit I, which codes for MLDPILLARLQFAVTTIFHFFFVPLSIGLVVLIAIMETMYVVKGKEEYKRMAKFWGKLFLINFAVGVVTGILQEFQFGMNWSDYSRFVGDVFGAPLAVEALFAFFMESTFIGLWIFGWDRLSKKVHLLCIWLVALGTTVSAFWILAANSFMQRPVGFEINNGRAEMNDFFALIGNGQLWVEFPHTVLGAFATGAFMIAGVSAYKLLKRQDTSFFKKSFTIGIIVALIASFATALFGHQQAQYLVKTQPMKMAASEGLWGKSGDPAPWTLYAHIDSGNGKNDFEIKIPYLLSFLSYSKFSGEVKGMHELQAEYEQSYGPGDYIPPVRTTFWSFRIMIAAGCLMILLGLYGTYLAWRKKLDRPNKWFYRAMLWSISLPFIANTSGWIMTEIGRQPWTVFGLMQTKDSVSPSVTGGQILFSLIAFTLIYAVLGAVMAYLFVKVIKKGPNEDGAGADHSTDPFGKEGYHAVS